In the genome of Triticum urartu cultivar G1812 chromosome 5, Tu2.1, whole genome shotgun sequence, one region contains:
- the LOC125555554 gene encoding uncharacterized protein LOC125555554: MESPQKKAGSMDGTGSEKTPLPHLLPVTVAKKTPRPDVVREVSEWVLVTAFSFAFAFVFSFGLAYALELFHVQCSHSSLFLRCGLLTDAEEAVMNALGIGMLCCVALQAAAAALALRLQCRRRWVRRALAYLALALTIGGHCFYAALARLFLVADPGDLFFRICSTVGIFVCAAGDTISFLALILGRE; encoded by the exons ATGGAGTCCCCGCAGAAGAAGGCTGGATCCATGGATGGCACTGGCAGCGAGAAGACGCCTCTTCCTCATCTGCTACCGGTGACCGTGGCGAAGAAGACGCCTCGTCCGGATGTTGTCCGAGAGGTCAGCGAGTGGGTGCTCGTGACCGCCTTCTCCTTCGCCTTCGCCTTCGTGTTCTCCTTCGGCTTGGCCTACGCACTCGAGCTCTTCCACGTCCAGTGCAGCCAT TCCTCCCTCTTTCTTCGGTGCGGCCTGCTGACGGACGCGGAGGAAGCTGTGATGAACGCCCTAGGTATCGGGATGCTGTGCTGCGTCGCGCTCCAGGCGGCCGCAGCGGCGCTGGCGCTGCGTCTCCAGTGCCGCCGTCGCTGGGTCCGCCGTGCCCTCGCCTACCTCGCGCTCGCGCTCACCATCGGCGGCCACTGCTTCTACGCCGCGCTAGCCCGCCTCTTCCTCGTCGCCGACCCAGGAGACCTCTTCTTCAGGATCTGCTCAACCGTGGGCATCTTCGTCTGCGCGGCGGGAGACACCATCAGCTTCCTGGCCCTCATCCTCGGCCGCGAGTAG